From the Anser cygnoides isolate HZ-2024a breed goose chromosome 24, Taihu_goose_T2T_genome, whole genome shotgun sequence genome, one window contains:
- the ATP5IF1 gene encoding ATPase inhibitor, mitochondrial, protein MAAVAALRGGLRGALVAQQQRAWSSGSGADQLGELGKGAGKGGGGGGAIREAGGAFGKKQAAEEERYFREKEREQLSALRKHHEEEIDHHKKEIERLQKEIERHKYKIKKLKDDD, encoded by the exons atggcggcggtggcggcgctgcggggcggccTGCGCGGGGCCCTGGTGGCGCAGCAGCAGCGCGCCTGGAGCTCGGGCTCGGGAGCCGACCAG CTGGGCGAGCTGGGCAAAGGCGCCGGgaagggcggcggcggcggcggcgccatCCGCGAGGCCGGCGGCGCCTTCGGGAAGAAGCAGGCGGCCGAGGAGGAGCGGTACTTCAG ggagaaggagagggagcagCTCTCTGCCTTAAGGAAGCACCATGAGGAAGAGATCGATCACCACAAGAAAGAGATCGAGCGACTGCAGAAAGAAATCGAGCGTCATAAGTATAAGATCAAGAAGCTTAAAGATGATGACTAA